ttatagatcctggatatcaaccttttgtctgtactgtcatttgcaaatatcttctcctattccatgggttgtgAGAAGCCCCATTTTTCACCAAGGTGGTaaattagcctttcttcatgtgaggtacagcaagctttgattctcttatactcgaaatcagatccaaacacctaAGCACATACAATGTCCTTGGTGGGGAGATTATAGAGGGAGAGTCTGTTACCCATGGATACCCgattccaaagaccctgcaggaaacagcatgttctgttacgGTCCACAGGTAGTGAGCTTTTTCATGGGTACTACTTACAGTGCCTTGgcacctgttttgtccaatggacccaggacatGCAACCTTTAAGTACATTCCATATCactgcccatggccctgcccatcaccaagagaaaaaaagagctgggcacacaggccaaggcatgatttgatgtccataatattttcttttctgaaatcacaggtagtcctgctggaaagggagagtggtaagtatgctgtattctagagttactcattggtttggagcaacctggacaaagggcaaggtggggcttcattgcaggctccatcttgagagccacacagaatccagatcctgcaaCAAGGAATCTAAAGGTCATGTTCCAGACCGTGACCcgaggcctcatgaccctgccccaGAAGCTACCATGCTGGTCTTAAGTGCTATAGGATTGAGTGGTGGGTAGGAGGTGTGTTTACAAGGGAACCCATGTCCTTTGATTCTCAGGGTTGGTGTTTGTGTCAGTTGAGTGAATGGTATGTTCTCATacgtgtctgttcccttccacatggcgattaatggtgtctactttctcagggaagtttcccatcaccatcatgtCATGAACGTCCAAGCACATGAAAACTCTTCTACAACCACAatttaaataggtgttctttttctttcaatattttatctatttatttgttagacagagatcacaaattggcagagaggaaggcagagagagaggaagggaagcaggctccctgctgagcagagagcctgatgtgagtctcaatcccaggacattgggaccatgacctgagctgaaagcggagGCTCaaccctactgagccacacaggcgccccttaaataggcattttttccttgcaaatacacatcaattcccctagaaaacagatcccatcGCTAACTAGGAAAAGTTAAGAAGGGGGAAACTGTGCCCAAAGACACAAGTGTATCTTTTCCAATCCCTTTTACTGCGTCAGTGTCtatgggtctctgatgtcatggtatgtcacgggcatgaatggtcacagtacctctctcttgccacgtcactcacacacacgtctctgcatcagaggcctcatgatgcatcttcccaacctcactggaagcactgagtgctgggacagACTGATTCCTTCTGCAGACGGCTTCTGGGGCAGCCTCATGCAACAGCCTattcagggaagaccctgacaaaGGAACAGTGGCCAGGAATAGATGGGGGCAATTCACTCCGTGTTTCCCGAtggagatctaccatttccttgaagatactgtgtctaagaattaaactggccttttcccatgggaaatcacacacccaccactggtcctaggtggggctttctgaggtaggcccaaaaggtgtcctatcaaaggagaaatgaggtcttCTTTagggactgagcatcactgtggggacttgggcaccctccatgcaggaatgggggtgctctgtgcattgcaaagttgtgaaagagaacctcaaacctcaacaggtgtgacaggacaatcaccacacatttcactagccatctgtccatgcaagaggggcttgttttattcagaaggtCTGGACCAATAGAAAAGTCACGGGAGTTCCATGCCTAGGAATGGAAACAGCCAAGTCAGCGTTTCAGGGTTTTTTGGGAGCAAACAAAGTCTTGTTTTGTCTTCTCTTAGTGAGAAACACGTGtttgaaaagaatctgattttctgacatctcttttcctcactcgcatGTGCAGGATCCATGGGAGTACCTTTTGCGgctctctgaggacactctaCAGGATCTTCCCGGGTTGCTGCACAattctgcattccactagttacatacaaagtatcaaattttctgcatccttccaacatgggttttgggcttgaattcctggtttgggtcctcactatcctaacagacaatgccacagctcaACATCCTTTGGAttggcatttccctaatgatgccttatatttagcatcttttcataagtgtCTCAAATATGTGGggtgccttttcattctgtttgctgttttagaagaggatgctttttctaggTGGTCCTCTTGACAAGCATAGGGATGCCAACAAGAGCGCATTTCTTTGGGCATTTTTATTTCACTCCCACGTGTTCCTGCCTATTTGTggccagcaccatcctgttagctcaggggAGTGATCCAATGTATTGGAAGTTCAGCTTCTAGGGACCCACCACCTACTTCTTCACCTACGTTTTGACTCCTTgtgttttttgtggttccatatccattctagcagtttctctgttttgagagcaCCAAAACATGTATGTGGACTGGACTGTATCATAGCCAGAAGAGGGATAAATGACATGATATCCCTTCTGAATTATGAAGATGCTGTATTAGATCCAAGCTCCATTGTCCCTTTAATAGATGGGGGGACAGAAGGTTTTAAAGGAAATGCCCAGGTGATTCTGCCTGGAATGACTGCTTGTATTGAATGCACACTAGAACTGTATCCTCCACAGGTTAGTTTTCCCATGTGCACCATTGCGTCTATGCCCAGGCTACCAGAACACTGTATTGAGTATGTAAGGATACTGCAATGGCCTAAGGAGCAGCCTTTCGGAGAAGGAGTTCCATTAGATGGAGATGATCCTGATCATATTCAGTGGATTTTCCAAAAGTCCCTCGAGAGTGCATCACAATATAATATTAGGGGTGTGACCTATAGACTCACTCAAGGACTAGTAAAACGAATAATTCCTGCAGTAGCTTCTACAAATGCGGTCATAGCAGCTGTGTGTGCCACTGAGGTTTTTAAAATAGCCACAAGTGCATATATTCCTCTTAATAATTACTTGGTATTCAATGATGTAGATGGACTATACAAATACACATTTGaagcacagagaaaggaaaactgccCAGCTTGTAGTCAGCTTCCTCAAAGTATTCAGTTTTCTCCACCTGCTAAACTACAGGAGGTTTTGGATTATTTAATCAATAGTGCTTCTCTGCAGATGCAATCTCCAGCCATCACAGCtacattaaagggaaaaaatagaacactTTACCTACAGTCAGCAACCTCTATTGAAGAACGAACAAGGCCAAATCTCTCCAAATTGTTGAAAGAATTGGGACTCGTTGATGGGCAAGAACTGGCAGATGCTGATGTCACCGCACCACAGACTGTACTAttcaaacttcattttatttcttaaggaaaataaacttgTGCCTAATAGAAAACTCATGGAAATATATTATGTGGATGCTAAgacatttaatgtcattttaaGCTTTAGTGTTGCTGGAATTTGACTTTTATATAATGaaccactctttttaaaatttataacttcCCCTTGAAGACAGAATTTTGGGGTTGGTACTTGTAAGCATTTTCATTAGTAATATGGGAAATGAtgcttggagagagagaatgaacaaatgtATTGCTTCTTTCAAAAGAAGAGGCAAGCACTCTCTTGTGTCTGTCTTTTGTTACTGTGGTCTAAGATTGCATTCCTCAGTTTTCATTTGAGCACTCACATAAAGAAAAGATGtccctctaaagaaaaaaagaaaattgagtttTAAATGACCTTGACTATTACACCCTGACATCTAGAACATGTTGAACATAGACAATTTCTTGCTtgatttaactcatttaattgtGGTTGTCcaaatgaatattaattattGCAAAGGTTACCTTGTCTATAATAATTTGTAAATAGTATTATAGCTGAATACCTGTGCATGGATATGGGAACTATTTTCATGTTTACTTGTAGTGCCATAGAGGCCAGTATGCACAATATTAAAGCCAAGACGTGGATGTCTAAAAGAATTTAATGCTCAGGCAGTTATCACTGATGTTTTCacactatttattaataaaatcatatattgtctaaaaaaaaaagaatagtccaggttgggcagcagagaagagggagaggaagaaggcttCACACTTAGAAAGGtgtccaatgcagggcctgatcctccaggatccagggatcctgacctcagtcaaactcagatgcttaaccaactgtgccaccccggGACTTCacaattaatttaatattttatagtcaTGCTGATTTTGAAGAATTGTGTGTATCAGGACAGGGATTAAACTGTATTTTTCAGATTCAGGCAGTGACGTCTTCTTTCCCCTCTATGAGAATCTGGTAGCCAGctgcttttctccaccaccaagaattgCTCCTTATTTCTTGTCCTGAGAATGTAAGACTATTGCCGATATGGAAACATTCCCCAATTTAGAAGATTTAGAACAGGAGGGGATATgtatgctcccttccataaacacaaagcacatccaggaatgcctgtatgtttcttttatttaagggacaaactcttgatttaggcttaggtcctgatatcagggttgtcagattgagCCCATGacatgtgtcatgctctgcacCACAGATAGAGTCTGCGTAAAGGTCTCTATATCTCTtcatacctccccttccaatcttggctaccagaagttccacgatgtctatgccagactaaaggaggaTTGTGTAGGACAAGAGGTGATCCAGACATCAATCACCATTGGCAACTAGTGACAGGAGACTAAATAAACTTCCTGCTGCTCacagaaccaaacagaagacttgcagaaatcctattacaactgcatttcacatgacctcttagcaatgcttacttctagaatcttcatattagaaatatgttctcattcatctaccctgaatcttcagtgatatggaattcctacaagAGATGTGCAAACACTCcacctcctcatgtcttctctactttatgtgagtgaccttcttactgacgctcctgattttggctgagatgatgattccagggttgtgagatcaagccctgcaaagTGTGTGGCacctgcccagtgtctccctctatctctctctcgaACCTCCCCctcttaaaataaaagacaaacaaacaaaaaaaacagcacttccactcagagatccatttgtaaagatgcccgatattttttactctagtttactggccctaaaaagaatgtgttgacagaaaacactattttggagagaatgtctatttataaaataaccctgcaataattcaggattctgctaacagaagcaaactgtagtcagatttttttttttggaggaggggcttgcagaaccttctccatatgtgccactaaggaaatttccccaagcaacaaattCTAGTTATTCTGGCTAAAGGTACATTTccaatttaaaggaaaagaagaaggtatatttccctctggaagaaaaacagaagccagcaaaagaggcacccaagtcacaccatgaacctcaacccaggcagaAAGTTCAGAAcgaggacaacttactgctgtgatgcacatCCACCATGGAGATGACAGGGGTCATACTACTGTAcatgttgcacttgaatctgcactgaagagacagaggacagatgcactggatgctgccaaggaggccaagtcacctGAGCCTCGAAGAACCACCTGCAAAAACACAGAGAGCATTTAGCTGAGGTTTTAGGACCCATACtcgggaagacacaatgtcatacaaaactgaaagcatgctcctcccttccagcagcgAGCACAAGCTCAAGGAGGACAAAACCACAGGATCCTGAAACTtgtgaaagacttagcattgctgcttgcagaccttcaaataatacatacatGGTAAGTTGGCTatcaggagttccatgatatctatgccagtccccagcaggaggatgtgggccaggagatggccTGGAGGTCAATCATCATTTGCAATTAGTgacgagagtctaagtaaagttcctgctgatCTGAGAACCTGAACAGAAGATCTGCAGAAACCCTATTTcgactgcattttgcatgaccatcctagggttgcttacttctcaaatcttttttaacctttgacatgcgttctcattaatctaccccgtatcttcaatgacacagaactcccataggagatatgcacatactctaccttctcaatgtGTTTTCTACTCTACATGAGTGATTCTGTtagtctttctcttttcacaactctttttggctgaaatgagcctctggtctttcttttctacaacatgcctctcatggaccctggaactcaaaaataaataaaaattaaaaaaaaaaaaaaacaacccagcaactaatcaccacccaatatgaatgtaacctataccttggagattgaagttgttttactcctaaccagcgactatgctactcacccaaagggccagccctccagcaactagtttctagaggattctgggacaatttggggtatagttctgataggattttcccattaagaaaacactgccagcctccaaacctgattgcaaagtaaatagattcagagcttcaTGGGACCCactgtgaggcaaagaaatgcctggtggtggtggcagcgggtGCCAGTCCACACAgctgatggatttcagttcaacggatttgggatgatttcttagatgcaagaaggcagccgcaagcacacttggtttattagcatctgttctaactaagcctggaaggcatagtgatggaccatttcatccagattttgaaaccctgctgtgctggaacttttcatgaggaatctctagagttaaatttcagtagtgtccaagccaaagccaagcacgatactcccatcagacttgactgcaatacctgtcgattttgGTTCATTCCTCTTctcgaggtcccccaaatatcctgaggttcctataactTCCAACAAATAACTTTCCCTACTCAACTGGCAAGGCCCCTGGGCACTGTATCCTCGAAGTGTGAAGCTTCTattgccaaggggctccacaTAGCCACCcgtaattcctgaaaattgtctggtcattatctgactctatacacgttactctcaaattggacatttcactcagtcccttggtaaaataaccaatgttttgggcagtgtcctgttacaagaaaaaggcacttgtgctgaacctacgccaataatcctaagtaccttggaagaaagaattcttcctgATAGCTTCTGAATAATGgaggattcagggagggagataagttaaatgctcccatttgctcacacagaaatatttcatcacatttctgtagatcatggatactttcagatctagaaatacagatacatggatacagatacagatacatggataatttccctcaatctggaagaagaaacattaaagaaccagcaatgtttcaaacaagactcacaaaggtagactcatctCCCTCAactcacccaggccccccttattaattcttgtttggcttggatgcagcttttccatgagttctgcaaatctgtacccatttgtgtttgaggattttcacgatcagacactaagacccccatgagacacatcaccatgtaaagtcacaggcatttagtggtagagtaggaatgaaaggcctgtggacacacgattaatgagatatattttcaccaaacattgaagtaaagacatcagcatggaggcagagaggccacaagacctgcatcctGCTCCCTAGGGCATGtcgtgtccatgagtttccatatctccaagccaaacacactcatgtcttctgagctaagggttctgcttctagaattttctcccaaggggagaaccagaggggttgtaaatgATTtgaaacagtgttcatggaggcttcctggatgatggtgaaaccCTGCAGCCCACCTTCTTACCagaggcccacaaaactgttcagtgcccactttgcatccaccatggtcaggcaggtctagccctttctcccccagttgcacagcacaccctctcctggtgcccaccaggccactcagcctctgtgctccatgtccttgatggatctcctTGGAAGGaggtaacctgcataggggtggaGGGAGCAATTATACTCCTTCCCAACCTTTATCCCTctttgcacccatccaaggtttgtgcagggagAGAAGAGCTGCAGGGGcatgcagatagggttcttctTCTTTGGAGCTTCCAAGagtccccttgcacagagcctgaaccttagcacttagcaggatattttggtctctaacccccccacccacccgaGCCATGAGGCAGCATT
This Neovison vison isolate M4711 chromosome 2, ASM_NN_V1, whole genome shotgun sequence DNA region includes the following protein-coding sequences:
- the LOC122899207 gene encoding NEDD8-activating enzyme E1 catalytic subunit-like, with protein sequence MSETCVLWTNWANLLKKQIQHLVTDFLGGDLSYAYIFLGTYQAIATTQEVLDFLFGSSFSVLRAPKHVCGLDCIIARRGINDMISLLNYEDAVLDPSSIVPLIDGGTEGFKGNAQVILPGMTACIECTLELYPPQVSFPMCTIASMPRLPEHCIEYVRILQWPKEQPFGEGVPLDGDDPDHIQWIFQKSLESASQYNIRGVTYRLTQGLVKRIIPAVASTNAVIAAVCATEVFKIATSAYIPLNNYLVFNDVDGLYKYTFEAQRKENCPACSQLPQSIQFSPPAKLQEVLDYLINSASLQMQSPAITATLKGKNRTLYLQSATSIEERTRPNLSKLLKELGLVDGQELADADVTAPQTVLFKLHFIS